From the genome of Leptotrichia sp. oral taxon 847:
CTACATATCCACTTCATTATTTATTTCAAACAATATTTTTTGTCTTTCAATTTCATTTATCAATTCTTCTTCACTAGGAAGATAATTTACATATTTACTTGCAAAAAGATTTTTATTATCATTCAAGACTGAATATTTTATAACGGTACTATCTGTATCGGTACAAAGAAGAAGCCCTATTGTCGGATTATCATTTTCCTGTTTTTTCAAATCATCATACATTCTTACATACATATCAAGTTGTCCAATATCCTGATGTGTTAATTTTCCTGTTTTTAACTCTACTATAACAAAACATTTCAAAATATAATTATAAAATACCAAATCAATATAAAAATCTGAATTTTCTGTACGAATATGCTGCTGTCTTTCCACAAATGCAAAACCTTTTCCAAGTTCCATCATAAATTTTTGAATATCGTCTGTTAATGCTTTTTCTAATTCATTTTCTGTATAAGACATATTTGTTGGTAAATCTAGAAACTCCAAAACTACTGGATTTTTTATAAATTCTTCTGCTTGTAGCTTTTTTGTCTTCTCTTTCATTTCATTTTCAACAATTTTTTTATCAATACTTGCAACAATACGATTATAATAAAGTGTAGATATATTTCGATCTAATGTTCTTACAGACCACATATTTTCGGCTGCTTCTGTCAGATAAAATATTCTGGCCTTCTCATTGGAAACTCTTAAAACTTTTTGAATGTGTGTCCAAGTTAATTTGGAAATCAGTGATTTCCATTTTTCATAATCTGAAA
Proteins encoded in this window:
- a CDS encoding PDDEXK nuclease domain-containing protein, coding for MEISNNYINEIKKILKNARQKAYTAVNSAMVEAYWKIGRRIVEEEQNGKERAEYGKEIIKNLSKELTEEFGKGFGERNIRNIRQFYVLFSDYEKWKSLISKLTWTHIQKVLRVSNEKARIFYLTEAAENMWSVRTLDRNISTLYYNRIVASIDKKIVENEMKEKTKKLQAEEFIKNPVVLEFLDLPTNMSYTENELEKALTDDIQKFMMELGKGFAFVERQQHIRTENSDFYIDLVFYNYILKCFVIVELKTGKLTHQDIGQLDMYVRMYDDLKKQENDNPTIGLLLCTDTDSTVIKYSVLNDNKNLFASKYVNYLPSEEELINEIERQKILFEINNEVDM